AAAAAGAGACAGCTTTTTGAATCACGCCTAACCGACATTCATCTCCCACTTACTCGTTGGACAACGTCCTAACAGTCCTTGATGTGGGAGTCTTCTGTCAGAAAACGATAAAGTTGTTTAATTCTTGTTCAACTAAAGCCCCTGTTTGTTTAAGTGCAATATTTAACAAATTCTATTATCATTTGAACTTAAAATAGTAATACAGGAAATCATCATATTAAACGATTAAAGCTTTTTAAATTCGGGAGTATTCATTAGTTTATTAAAAAAAATATTTTTATGATTCCTATACTCATCCATATCTTTTCCTTCAAATTCCCTCTTTAAGTCATCATATTCGATTCTATAAACTTCATTAAGTAATAAAACATCCCGAAATTTCCAAAAGAAATCATATTCAGAGCCGATTACTGTCAATTGAATTCCTAAAGGAGGATTGGTCAAATCATTTTTGAAGGCTCTAAAACAATCCGTTTTCACACTACCGTCATTACTTTCATACAACGATGAAAGTATCTGTACTGCCTTTGAGAAGTGTTCAGATGTGACACGTACTTGTATATCCAAATCACCTTTGGTCAAACTGTTAGGTATCGCAGTACTTCCAACGTGCTGAACATCGGCTTCTGGAAGATATTCTTTAATCATCTTTTTATGTACTTGAAAAGTTTTCTCTACATCTGCCGAAAAAAGACTACTTTCAAAAAATTCAACTTGTTCCATAGTACCTCCCCAGACATAATTACTCAACGAAAACTACATTTGAGTTAATAGCTCGTTTATGAGCATATCTATTTCATCAGCTTCATGATGTCTATTCTCTGGAATTTCTAAAATGATTACACTATCACTTTTAATATGGTGCACACCAACTCTTTGTAATGTTGAAGCAGTTTATCCATTTCATTTCACTCCTTCTTATACAATTCTTTACTTCCTTCAAATTTCCTTCTAGAGCTAACCTGCCCGTTAGCGGTTTATTATCTCTGCACATATATTGATGTCCAAGCACTCTTCACTAGAACATTTTACCTATCTGACCAACTTTCGACTAAAACTATCATGATTTTCAAAAAATAAACACAGGACCATAAGCGTTAACCATTTATGAAAATAGGTAACATTTCATATATGAAAATAATTCCAATATAGTAGTATAGTATCCAATTCTAATGTTTGGAGGTTCAATGAAAGATGCGCAAATCCATTTATCTGCTCTTCACCGCACTATTCTTGACGATCGTCATCAGTGGTTGCGGAAGTGAAACAAATAATGAGAGCGAGTCTACAGACACAAACGAAGAAACGGAACAGCAAGAAGATACAGAAAATGAAACCGACGAAAGCGATTCGGATTCAGATCATACAGAGTCAGAGGAAGCTGAAGAAGCAACCGCTTCCGACAATTCGAGCTCAGGTAGCTTTGCCGATGCCATCAGCTTTATGGAAGAACAAACTGAAGGTACAGCAAGCGTCATGTTTGAAAGTGCTGAACCACAATCCCATGACATGGAAGGTGTAACAGTCACTTTAGACGAATATGCCCTCGTCGAATTAACGGATTTCCATACGGACTTCAGTATTAAGTTTGACGACCAGACGAATGGCGGCGTGATTTTAGCGAAATATACCGTAAACAACGGTACCGACAGTGATGCTTATTACATGCCGATGCTTGACGCTTCTTACGTCGGCGGAGATCAGTTTGTTGGCAACTATAAAGATCTCCTTCCTGAAGAAGAACAGCTACCGACGAAGCTCTCACCGTCCAATGATTACTTAATCAAAGCCGGTGAGGAAGTCACTGGATACTACGCTTATCCATTTGGGGAAGAGCAATTGAACACAATAATGAGTCAAGGCAGCATCGATATTCAAGTCACTGAACCCCAGTCCGATAAAGACGATTTTGGATCTGTCTTCGGAGAAAAAGGTCTCTTTACCATTAGCCTTGACCAAGCAAGTGCAGACAAAGCCGAAGCAACAGCGAGTGAAGGCTTCTATGCTGACCGAATCACGTCCCAAAATATGGGCGAAAAAACGATGATTACCAACAAAGAAGGTATCGGTGACAGCCAAACCATCGGTGATTTCACTGTCGCATTAGACGGATATCAATTTACTGACTTCACACCGAACGAAGACGAAGCGCCACGCTTTGAGTCGTTTAACAATGGCATCGTCCTCTTAACGGTGAAATTTAATATTGATAACCAAAGCGACACAGAAGTCGCACATTCTTCTCTGACGTCTAAGCTCACAATGAACGACGGCTCGCAATATACGTTAAATGAAGGCATGCTTATGCCGTATTCCAACGATAAAATGATTGAGCCAGGTTCATCTGGTGAATTGCTCCAAGTGTACCCACTGGACAAAGAGCAATACGATAAAATTTGGAAAGACAAAGCCTTTGAAGTCGAGCTTGGACCGATGAAAGACAAAGAAGCAAATGACATTTCTAAAGGTAAAACAGCAACGTTTACATTGCCGAAGTAACAATAAGGAAAGCCTGCCCTTGAAATGAAAGGGGCAGGCTTTTATTTCTTTGATTTGGCACGTGAAAATTCAAACTGATGTGATTCCCTTTTCCTCTTCTACTTCTCAGCAAATGACGTTTGAATATATGTAAACCGCTCGTCCAGCATGTCGTGTGGCTGAATGTTTTTCGATTGCGCTGCCTTCGCTGCAAAGCTCGCAAAATTCAACCCTGCCCCAAACATCTGTAAAGCCCCATCGGCGCAATTCCCTTGCTTTATGGCTGCAATGCCATCCTCTAAGAAACTGTTGCTTTCATCCAGATGGCAATCCGCAATATACTTATTGCCTTCATGGAATAATTTCAAGTTTTCAATGATTTGCCGCGCTGTTTTTTCCGAAATATCCGCATCGATCTCCATCAGCATGTCATTGATCGGCTTGACGAGCTGTCCGTATAAGCTATTATATTGCTCGCAGCTTTCGTTGATTTTTTCTCTCCATTCTTTTGCATTCATTGTGTGCCCTCCTTTTGATCTCTTCCTGTACTATGATTTTAAACCACCTTTCGTAAATTTTACATTTTTCACTCTTTTGTTCGTATTTTTTCTTCTCTTCTGCTAGAGCAGGTATAGAACCTATTGAAGTCCGTCGTACACAAACCTTTAAATTAATCATTGACATCACATTGTTTAGTACTATATAGTTCTAAATATGAAAACGAATAAACAATCAAACAAAGATCACGTCATTCACACTGCCGCTGAGTTATTTATGAAACATGGTTACCATGTGACAAGCATGGATGAAGTCGTGAAAGTCAGTCAGGTGTCTAAGTCAAATATCTACTATCACTTCAAAACAAAAGAAAAGCTGGCTGTTGGAGTATTACAATGGCGCATGTCCCAATATGAACAACAATTTATCGACATTGTCACCGCATCCCACCAAACGTTTCATGAGAAATTAGAAAAAGTGTTTGATGACATTGTGAATCCAATGGGGGCAAAAGGAGGATGCCCGTTCATTTCGCTGTATCTTCAAGCTGCCGAACAGTCTGAAGAAATTAGGTCACTCGTCAGCCGTTTTTTACACGAGCAAATTCCATTGACAGAAAGGTTATTACAAGAAGCAATCGACAACAGGCAATTAAACAATCATATCAACATACAAAAAACAGCAAAGCTCATTGTCTCAAGCATTGAAGGTGCCCTAATGATGGCAGCCATTACGAATGACCCTTGCTATATTGCCGACTGCAAAGACTCATTACTGTTCTTCATGGAATAATTTTTTTTAACCTAAATTAGTACTTATTAGTACTAAAAGGAGTGAGACAGATGGCAAATATTTTTATGACCGGTGCAACAGGATTTATTGGCTATGAAGTTTTACAAGAACTACTTAAAGGCGATCATACAATTTACGCTCTAGTTCGGTCTCTTCGGGAGTTTGATGTTCTCAAAGGAAAATTGCCAAGTGGGCGCGGGCAAGTGCTCCCAGTGATAGGCGATTTACAAAAAGAGGCCCTAGGGATCAATGACCTCGGGATGCTACGTGACGTTGACACTATTATTCACGCGGGTGGGCCAATGGATATTGGCATGGATATGCAAACGGCTAAAACCTCATTCCTTCACGGAGCAAATGAAATGATGAAGGTCTCTGACGATCTTGTACAGCACGGGTCTCTTCGGCATTTTATTCATGTCGTCGGATACAAAAGCCCGTTTAATGAGGACAATTGGCGCGAAGGTCAGCAGCAGTGGACAGAGGAAAACTTTCTACCCTTAGAAGAGCCTTATGAACGAATGAAATTTTTAGCGGATTTAGTGGTACGGCAGCGAGCAGAAAAACTGCGGCTTCTCCTCTCCGTCGTCAACCCTTCAACTGTTATTGGTGACAAGCGTACAGGTGAAACAGAACAAACGAGTGGGCTTGGGATGCTTGTCGAGGGGGTACGGAAAAAACAAATGCTCTTCGTCCCGGGAGGACATGCGTACCGGCTTCCTTTAGTTACAAAGACCGATCTCGCATTATTGATCGCTCATCTTGTAACGACACAGCCAGCAAACAGTGATACATACTATGTATTGGCCAGCAAAGCTCATAGCCCTAATAATCAAGAACTCATTTCATCAATCGCCAAAGAGCTCCGAACGTTACAGCCAATAGGAAAACTATCGATTCGCTTCTTAGAAAGATTAGTGAACGCAGGGATAGGGAATAAACTAGGTATTCCAAAAGGGTCGTTAAATTTTTTTGTGAATGAAGAGTTTTCAACAGCTTCCGTGCAACGGTTTAGAGCAGAACCGTTTGCGGTCAAAGATATTTTGCCATACGTTATTGCAGACATCGACTTTCGTCTTTCTCATCCGAATCATCATTCTCCGCTGCAACGAAACCGAAGAGGAAAACTCGCTACAATTGAAAATATATTACCCGATGCAAAACAAACCGTTCTGTTGATTCACGGATTATTCAGCAGTGCCGACATGTGGACGCCCATCATCAAGGACATGCCCCACGTAAACTCGATCGCTGTTGACCTACCCGGATTTGGCCGATCACCTTACCACCACCAGCAAGACGCCTTACAGGGCATGGTGGATGCCATCATCGAGATCATTCAAGAACTCAATACCCCGGTGACGCTGATTGGCCATTCAATTGGCGGTTTTATCGCAGCTCGAGTACATGAAAAAATGCCACATCATATCAAACGGCTTATTTTATTGCAGCCTACGCTCCAAAAGGCAGCAAACAAGACGCCTTATTATCAATCGCCAGGACTTCTCGCACTCGGCCTTGGCTTTATGAAAGACAAGCAAATAAAAAACGTGCTTGTCAAACAACATTCGTTTAAAAATACTGCTGACATCCCCGAAGAATATGTGCAATTCGTTCGGCAAGACTTACAATCTTCAAGAATGAGGAAAACAACTGCTGAGATGATCGCTCTGCTCCATCAAACAAAAACGTTTGCAAAAGGTGTTCAATTGGACAAAGACAAAACATCCATCATTTGGGGAGAGTTTGATCAAACGTATTCCATCGAAGGGTTTCGAGATCAAGCAAACGTCACCTTATTACCGCTATTCCATTCTTTTCCGATCTCGCAACCGAAAGAAACCGCCGCTCGACTTAAAGACTTTATTTAAGAAAAGCAAAAAGCCGATGATTCCGCAATGAACTGCTCCGGAAGTCGGCTTTTTGCTGTTGTATTCCTCTTCGCATGCAAATCCCTCAAACGACCTCGTATATTTCAAAGTCCATAGCCATAAGAGCACCTTAATGAAGCGGATTGAACCGCTGTAGACGAACTGCACTCCTAGTGATCCGAACCAATTCCTTTTGTAAGAAATGGTAATACCGATTGAATATACGCTTCCGGCTGTAAGGTGCTCTCCTGTTTCCATTTAACTGAAGCGCCGTAAAGCCCCCAGCTCAGCACAACAGCAAGTGTGTTCAGCGCTTCTTCATCATCGGAATATTGCCTTTTCAGTATATCAAATAGAATGACTTCTAATTGCTCACGGATGATGCGGGCGATCGTTTCTTCATAACCGCGATGACACCGATTGGACAACGACTTTTGAAAGTTGGTGATCGCGACAAACATTGCTGTCAGCGTTTCTGCATTCAATGCTCTATCGGCAAAGTCAGCACCGTTCAAATTGACAAGTAAGACCTCAGACAATGCTTTTTCCAAAAGGTCGTAAATATCGGCAAAATGATAGTAAAACGTTGCACGGTTAATCATGGCCTCAGTTGTAATATCTTTCACTGTAATATCTCTAAATTCTTTCTCTCCGGACAGCTCAATAAACGCATCCATAATGAGTCTTCGTGTGCGCTGGACGCGCGGGTCGACCTTCGTTTCTTCCATGCTGTACCCCCTCCCGACATTTTCAACAATTGTGCCCATGTGTTGGATAAGCAACAGAAGCGCCGCTCTATTGGTATGAAGTAGTTCCATTATGTATTAAAATATCATCGTAAGGCAACGAACCAAAAACAACAAGAGGAGATATACACATGATCAAGATCGGAATTATTACTGGCAGTACACGAGATGCAAGGGTCAATCTTCAAGTCGCTGAGTGGGTCAAATCGATTGGAGACAAACGATCCGATGCTCAAGTTGAGGTTGTTGACATTAAAGATTATCAATTGCCTCCATACAATGAGCCAATGCCTGCTTTATTTTCACAAGGTTTCAAAGCACCGGAAGCGAAAGCTTGGTCGGAAAAAATAAATGAACTCGACGGATTTGTGTTTGTGACACCGGAATATAACCGCGGGATTACCTCAGCGCTAAAAGATGCCATTGATTACCTTTATACCGAGTGGAACAATAAAGCCGCTGGTATTGTGAGCTACGGTTCTTCAGGAGGAGTGACCGCGGCGCAATCGTTACGATTGATCCTAACTGTTCCTCAAATCGCGACTGTCGGAACGCAGCCGGCCTTAAACTTATTTACGGATTTTGTAGAGATGACGACCTTTCAGCCAGCAGACTTTCACGAAGAAACCGTACAAACGATGCTCAACCAAGTCGTGGCGTGGTCGACTGCTCTCAAAACCATTCGCTAACCGTTTGCCAAATCACTGAGGAGGATTGAGGATGACAAATAAGAACATGATGTGTGACCTTGAAACAGGGGTTTGTGGTCCAGCTGATGAGGAAGGGATGCAGATGATCGATTTCAATGAGCCGGTAAAAACGATCGACCTTTATTACGTCACTGACCCGATCTGTTCTCATTGTTGGGCACTGGAGCCTGTCCTACGTCGGTTTACAGCGCAATACGGTCATTATGTGAATGTCCACACCGTGATGGGCGGCTTGCTGGAAAAGTGGAGTGATACGCCTGTCGACCGGGCCAATGGCATTTCCAAGCCAGCAGACGTTGCGGCACATTGGCGTGAGGTGGGCGAGCATAGCCGCATGCCAATTGACGGGGGCTTATGGTATGACGATCCAGTACAATCATCCTTCCCCCCTTCACGTGTATATAAAGTGATTCAAAGCGAACACGGCGCCGAGCAAGCTGATGCCTTTTTACGACGTCTGCGCGAGGAGCTGTTTGCCTTTAACAACAACGTTATTCATTTTAACAAAATGAAAGATCTCGTAGATCAGCTCGGACTCGACGGAGAAGCGATGATCACTGCGTCTGAAGCCGAAAAAGCCCATCGTCTGCTCGATGAAGATTTCGCACTTCGGGGAAAACTCGGGGCACGAGGTTTTCCAACGGTTGTCATGATGAATGAGCACAAGCAAGGTGTAAAGATTGTCGGAGCTCGCTCCCTAGAGAACTATGTGGATGGCCTAAAGCAAATCATGAACACCGAAGCGCTTGAGCCGAAGCTGCAGCCAATGCTGTCCGATCTGTTAAAGAAGGAGAAACGGTTGTTTGCGAAAGAGATTGAAGTGATGTATGACATCCAGCCGAGCGAGGTTAAAAAGTTGATAGAGAAAGAGCTCACACCGCATACGTATCACGTCGGAGACATTCTTGGTGAAATATACGTGAGTGAAGCCGAATAACCTAGCTTTCCCACGAAAAACAGAGGTGACTGCAAACGAATTGCGGCTCACCTCTGTTTGATGTAACCTCTTTTTACTTCTAAGCAACAGTAGCTCATTCAGCCAGCGCACCATAAAGATATTTTTTATTCTTCTCAGCGAAAATGTGGTTGTGCGACGACACAAGCCCACGTTGATTGGCTTCTGGATCTAAATATTGTTTGGCGCAGTTGACCGCATTGACCGCGTCCTGGTAGGCACCCGCAATAAGGTTGAGCTTGCCTTCATGACTCAAAATATCGCCAGCACCGTAAAGGCCGGGGATACTCGACTCGCCATTTGGTGTCCCTTGAATAAAGTAACCATCCTTTAAGTCGATGTCTAGCTGACTTTCACGCAGCAGCGTTTGATCACGCTTATAGCCATGGTTGACGAGAACAGCATCGACAGCGATAGAAGTTGTTTCTTCGGTTTGGCTATTCAGCAATGTCGCCGCATGAATGTGCTGACCTTCTCCAACACATTCTACGATCTCTGTATGGGTCAAGAACTCAACCCCGTTTTTGCCTAGCTTCGTAATATCGGCCTCATGTGCCTTCAATGCATCTCCCCGATAAATGAGCGTCACTTGCTTCGCAATCGGCGCAAGCATATTCGCCCAATCGACAGCTGAACCGCTACCGCCTGAAATCAGTACACGCTTGTCTTTAAACGCTTGCATTTTCTTGACGCTATAATATAAATTACCGTGTTCATAAGCGTCAGCACCTTCCAGCTCCAGCTTTATGGGGTCGAGAATTCCACCGCCAACGGCAAGCATTAACGTTTTGGCATAGTGGACGTTATTTTGACTTGTTTCTATTTGAAAGACCCCAGCGTCATTTTTATCAATTTGAGTCACGGTCTCGCTTAATGACACAGTGGGATTAAACGTCAACCCTTGCTCGATCATTTGCTCAATCAGCTGCTGCCCTGTCACAGGCGTAAGCCCGCCGATATCCCAAATCATCTTCTCAGGATACACATGCACCTTTCCCCCGAGTCGTGGCTGACTTTCGATAATTTTCACGCTCATTTCACGCAGCCCTGCATAAAACGCAGCAAATAATCCCGCCGGACCGCTCCCGACAATGATCATGTCATACACTTCTTCATCGTGCTTTTTTATCATAGAAAGTGCCTCCTTTTTTATCCCCAGCATGATAGATACCAGAGGGCTAGCTCCTCTGTTGTGACAAAGCAAGCCAGGAACCTAGAAAAGTGTAAAAAAACCCCTTAGCCGAATCGTAGCGAAAACAAGATTAGGCAAACTTGCAAAGTTGGTACGATAAGCAAATTGGATGTGTGCTATACGGACAAACGGCTAAATCTGCATTGATCTGAAAGACGTTCTCAAGATTCTCTTGCGTCATGACAGCATGCGGATCGCCTTCTGTTAAAATCTTTCCTTCCCTCATCGCCACCATATAATCTGAAAAGCGGGAGGCATGGTTTAAATCGTGCAGCACCATGACAATGGTTTTTCCTTCTTCTTTGTTTAAGCGCTGTAACAACATTAAGATATCTAATTGGTGCGCTAAATCGAGATACGTCGTCGGCTCATCCAATATCAGCATATCCGTCCCTTGAGCGAGCGCCATGGCTATCCACACCCGTTGTCGCTGACCGCCTGAAAGCTCAGAAACGGGACGATCCTTTAAATCATTCAACCCCGTCACTTCTATCGCCCAGTTCATTTGTTCATAATCTTTTTCCGTTAACGATCCTATTCCTTTTCGATACGGAAAGCGTCCGTATGAAACCAATTCGGTCACGGTTAAACCCTCAGGCGCCTGTGCGGTTTGGGGTAAGATCGCCATCCGCTTGGCTACAGCTTTCGTATCCATTGAATGAATCGCTTTCCCCTCAAGAAACACTGCGCCATAGTTCGTCTTCAATATACGGGCAATGGTTTTAATCAAAGTAGACTTTCCACAACCATTTGGCCCAATAATCGTTGTCATTTTATTTTTGGGGATCGCCACACTTAAATCCTCAATAATTAAATCATTCATGTAGCCAACACCGATTTTATCTACGTTAAGAGCATCCACGACGGATTCTCCTTTCAATATAACGATCAAATAAACATATAAGCTGATATTTTCCAGAAGTTGATAATGGTTATCAATACAAAACTCATTATAATGATATTGATTCTCAATGTCAATTTCATATTGTAACTCATTCAGCTGCACAATCCCTTTCTCAAAAACAAAAAACCCACCTTCTCACGCGAAAGGCAGGCATTGCTTTGCTACACGGACCAATTGAACTTATTTTTTTGAACTCGCTTTGATGATCAAGAAATGCGGATGGGTCATTAAGTAATCATACGCTCGTTCGTTCACATCGTTCATTTTCGCTACTGGCTGCGGCTCTATCATTTCTTCTAAATAAAATATTTGGTTGGTATCGTTCACGATGTCTTGCATCGGCCTTCTGTAAAAATCTACATCAATGGTGATCGTCGGCTTCGTCCACGTATCTGTTAAAGGCTGCGTCTGAAAATAGCTGTCTCCGGAAAATTTTGTAAAGTCCATGAAAGGATGATGTACAGAATAGAGGAACGTCCCCCCTTTTTTCAACACACGGTTAAACTCTTGAAACACCTGTCCCCAATCCTCGATATAATGAAGCGTTAACGAGCTGACAATTAAATCAAATGAACTGTCGGCAAAAGGTAACGGCTCCTGAAGATCACAACATTCAAATGACGCATGAGCTCCACAGCGCGCTTTTGCAACCTTGATCATGTCGGGGCTGACATCAATCCCTGTGACGTCAGCCCCTCTCTTGGACAACTGTTCCGAGTACCAACCGGCAGCACAGCCCGCATCGAGCACGCTCATTTGATGGATCTGATTTGGGAGCTGGGCGAGCATCGCTGGACGTTCATATAAAGCATTGTAATGACTCGCCTCGTCTACATCCATTTTATATGTATTGGCTAACCGATTAAATGTTTCTCGAGTGTGCTGTGCCATAAAGAGCCTCCTTGACAACATATTTTAGTTTGTATTCACTCCTGCCGACGCTGTCTTCATATCATATCGCATCCATTTTCAAAAAGCTTTGAACTGTAGCAAATTTTCTCTACCTCGTAAACAGCGCGCTCAAAATTCAGCTTGCGACCGTCCTTAGATTAAATATTTTTGAAGTTCATCCGTTAATTATCTATGTACTTGTTGATGCGAGACATATTTGTGAACGGACTTTATCTTTCCCCATATTCTTTCTAATGATGATGCGAAAAAAGCTCTATTTTAAAGCTGCGATTACCCACAGCACTTAAAATAAAGCTTGGCTTCTCTCATATTCACATTTGCGTAATCAAGTCTGCCTGTTTGACTTGCAGCTCTTCATTCACCTTCTCGACATACCTTTCAAATTCAGGTTGCTCATCTGCTAACATGCTTAAAATATGTTTGCCGATAATTTCTTCGGCTTGTTTAATATCAATGCTTTCACCATTCTCAAACGCACTTTCCCTTTTTCCATTCATCATCGTTTTCTTTGCTTTATTTAACCACGGATACATCGAATGGACGACGGAACTGTTTGATAGAAAGTAACTCGACGTATTTCCGCCTAATAACGTGATCTGCTCGGAGATTTCATTGCTATTCAGCCAATTTAAAAATTCGATGCTTTCGTCTCGTTTATCCGTTGTTTTTGTGATTCCTAAAATGCCTCCCCCTAATAAAGGTGTATCTCCCGGCACATTCGCAATGCCAATGGAATCCCTAATACTGCTTTGCGAAACAATTGATAAGTGGTTCATAAAGCCAATAACCATGGCCGCCTTTCCCTCAACAAAATCTTTCACTTCTTCTCCCCACCAATTGCTTGAAACAACTTTCGAATGTTGATAATTGTCATATAGTAATGCCATCGCCTCCGTCGCAAGAGCAGGGTCTAGCTTGATCTCACCATCATTTAACAGGGCGCCCTTCAATGAGTAATAGCGCAGCAAATACTCTGCGACGATCGTTTCTGCTTTACCGGTAATCATCGAAGCACCATGAATTCCATTGACGAGATCAAAATCACTTTCATTAAAAAAAGTGAGAATTTGATTATACGTATGAAAATCGGTTGGGATTTTCAGCTCAGATTTCGTTTTCTCAAAATATTTCCGTTTGATCATCTCATTTTCAAAAAGATCTTTTCGATAAAAGAGCATTTGGATACTAATATCAAATGGCAAGGCATACGTAACATCATTAATGTTGGCATAGTCATCCTTTAGAAAATAAGGGAGCTGAGCTAAAACATGATCAAGCTGATCATCTAAGCCTTGCAAATATTGAAAGATTTTTTGCCCATACCAGGCTAAACCGACAACGTCTAAACGGATGATGTCGTAATTCTTCCACTGTTCATCATCTTTAATGACATCGAACAGCTCATCATTTCTGCACACATCCAGCTGAACACGTATCTTTGTATTTTTTTCAAAATGAGGGATGATTTTCTTTAATGCTCTTGTCGTTGGTGACTCAATTGTGAGTATCTTCAACTGCGTATCAGATGCTTGTTGATAGCTGACGACCTTATCTAAAAAACCTATGTTGCGGTAGGTTTTGGAATGGCTTTTATCTTTTAAATGTATATTAAGAATGACTTTTTTGACGGCATTTTCGCCTGCATAACCGTAATCTAAAAAATAGCGCTGAACTTCATTACTATATGTGTTTTGAAAAGGAGCTAAAGAGATGATAGGGGGTAAAGGCTCTGCTGCCCCATAGTGATATGCCTTAATGAGTTTTCCGGCTTTTGCAATGCTCGTCGTCACAATACAATCAAAAGAAGCGCGCTGGACCAACTCAAAGGAAGCTTCATACTCATGAGCCATATTGGACTGAGACATGACGAGGTGCTGATGATTCATTTGTTTTGCAAAAGAAGTGATAAAATCACGCTCGCTCGCGTAGTCTTCTTCATCCGTAAATAGACCTATTTTTTGAGCATCTAAGAGCATGACATATTCGGCAATATCTTCTCCAGCTTGCTTGAAATCAAATGTGATAAACTCTTCAGCATTTCTCGGCTGACGATTTACAAAAATAATATCACTCGGATACGTAGAAAGCTGATCATAATATTCGTTCGCATCCGCTAAAGAAGACACAGTAATAATGCCTGAAGGCCTCTCCTTAACAATCTCCTTAAGAATGTCTCGCTCTTTAAGCGGATTATCGTACGTGCAATACAATTTAATTTGATATTGTCTTGTAGATGATTCACGTAAGGCTCCTTCATAAAAAGCCGCATATTCATCTGCACAAATTGTCGGTAAAATCATAATAATCGTTTGACTTTTCCCTGAGCGTAACAGCTTGGCATTATTATTAAGGTTGTAGCCTAATTGTTCCGCAGCTTTTAAGACAAGCTCCATTTTTTT
The Litoribacterium kuwaitense DNA segment above includes these coding regions:
- a CDS encoding GrpB family protein, with protein sequence MEQVEFFESSLFSADVEKTFQVHKKMIKEYLPEADVQHVGSTAIPNSLTKGDLDIQVRVTSEHFSKAVQILSSLYESNDGSVKTDCFRAFKNDLTNPPLGIQLTVIGSEYDFFWKFRDVLLLNEVYRIEYDDLKREFEGKDMDEYRNHKNIFFNKLMNTPEFKKL
- a CDS encoding DUF5068 domain-containing protein, which codes for MRKSIYLLFTALFLTIVISGCGSETNNESESTDTNEETEQQEDTENETDESDSDSDHTESEEAEEATASDNSSSGSFADAISFMEEQTEGTASVMFESAEPQSHDMEGVTVTLDEYALVELTDFHTDFSIKFDDQTNGGVILAKYTVNNGTDSDAYYMPMLDASYVGGDQFVGNYKDLLPEEEQLPTKLSPSNDYLIKAGEEVTGYYAYPFGEEQLNTIMSQGSIDIQVTEPQSDKDDFGSVFGEKGLFTISLDQASADKAEATASEGFYADRITSQNMGEKTMITNKEGIGDSQTIGDFTVALDGYQFTDFTPNEDEAPRFESFNNGIVLLTVKFNIDNQSDTEVAHSSLTSKLTMNDGSQYTLNEGMLMPYSNDKMIEPGSSGELLQVYPLDKEQYDKIWKDKAFEVELGPMKDKEANDISKGKTATFTLPK
- a CDS encoding TetR/AcrR family transcriptional regulator, which translates into the protein MKTNKQSNKDHVIHTAAELFMKHGYHVTSMDEVVKVSQVSKSNIYYHFKTKEKLAVGVLQWRMSQYEQQFIDIVTASHQTFHEKLEKVFDDIVNPMGAKGGCPFISLYLQAAEQSEEIRSLVSRFLHEQIPLTERLLQEAIDNRQLNNHINIQKTAKLIVSSIEGALMMAAITNDPCYIADCKDSLLFFME
- a CDS encoding alpha/beta fold hydrolase, with protein sequence MANIFMTGATGFIGYEVLQELLKGDHTIYALVRSLREFDVLKGKLPSGRGQVLPVIGDLQKEALGINDLGMLRDVDTIIHAGGPMDIGMDMQTAKTSFLHGANEMMKVSDDLVQHGSLRHFIHVVGYKSPFNEDNWREGQQQWTEENFLPLEEPYERMKFLADLVVRQRAEKLRLLLSVVNPSTVIGDKRTGETEQTSGLGMLVEGVRKKQMLFVPGGHAYRLPLVTKTDLALLIAHLVTTQPANSDTYYVLASKAHSPNNQELISSIAKELRTLQPIGKLSIRFLERLVNAGIGNKLGIPKGSLNFFVNEEFSTASVQRFRAEPFAVKDILPYVIADIDFRLSHPNHHSPLQRNRRGKLATIENILPDAKQTVLLIHGLFSSADMWTPIIKDMPHVNSIAVDLPGFGRSPYHHQQDALQGMVDAIIEIIQELNTPVTLIGHSIGGFIAARVHEKMPHHIKRLILLQPTLQKAANKTPYYQSPGLLALGLGFMKDKQIKNVLVKQHSFKNTADIPEEYVQFVRQDLQSSRMRKTTAEMIALLHQTKTFAKGVQLDKDKTSIIWGEFDQTYSIEGFRDQANVTLLPLFHSFPISQPKETAARLKDFI
- a CDS encoding TetR/AcrR family transcriptional regulator — protein: MEETKVDPRVQRTRRLIMDAFIELSGEKEFRDITVKDITTEAMINRATFYYHFADIYDLLEKALSEVLLVNLNGADFADRALNAETLTAMFVAITNFQKSLSNRCHRGYEETIARIIREQLEVILFDILKRQYSDDEEALNTLAVVLSWGLYGASVKWKQESTLQPEAYIQSVLPFLTKGIGSDH
- a CDS encoding NADPH-dependent FMN reductase; translated protein: MIKIGIITGSTRDARVNLQVAEWVKSIGDKRSDAQVEVVDIKDYQLPPYNEPMPALFSQGFKAPEAKAWSEKINELDGFVFVTPEYNRGITSALKDAIDYLYTEWNNKAAGIVSYGSSGGVTAAQSLRLILTVPQIATVGTQPALNLFTDFVEMTTFQPADFHEETVQTMLNQVVAWSTALKTIR
- a CDS encoding DsbA family protein translates to MTNKNMMCDLETGVCGPADEEGMQMIDFNEPVKTIDLYYVTDPICSHCWALEPVLRRFTAQYGHYVNVHTVMGGLLEKWSDTPVDRANGISKPADVAAHWREVGEHSRMPIDGGLWYDDPVQSSFPPSRVYKVIQSEHGAEQADAFLRRLREELFAFNNNVIHFNKMKDLVDQLGLDGEAMITASEAEKAHRLLDEDFALRGKLGARGFPTVVMMNEHKQGVKIVGARSLENYVDGLKQIMNTEALEPKLQPMLSDLLKKEKRLFAKEIEVMYDIQPSEVKKLIEKELTPHTYHVGDILGEIYVSEAE